One stretch of Astatotilapia calliptera chromosome 3, fAstCal1.2, whole genome shotgun sequence DNA includes these proteins:
- the LOC113012377 gene encoding E3 ubiquitin-protein ligase TRIM39-like codes for MMEMKSILKPKRKVSMLLSGEDGSATQSSSIGAVRWNLPTHDESSQPHSSVPSRPTNSLNKQSQQQTRQNGLKDLRSLQECVQFIQQWKEQVDQVCKEALDPGEGTTKDAQRSQGRAERSLEESRKLILQWADELRDVDRLLKETPWLSDSHEHETKDKDASEVAHMRIMEWAKELQEASERCGVQSDELGKVLRVLTLKKNRLIRLMPLLEFITWSLLKEGSTKIVPQLWLLAKQKSWEAGIPRYIPNSGFGGWICSAAADVILDPMTNHPWLLLSDDQRKVQESSVVSEQPQSSQRFDEWPCVLGREGFSSGRHYWEVNIANNGYWRVGVTTADSERHGKFTMMPKKGYWVLWRSTHKFYACSKPEKELPLSLVPRRMGVYLDYEEGQISFYNAETKSHIYTFTGTFREKLYPLFAPLDGRTLMTIIPPNNISGK; via the exons ATGATGGAAATGAAAAGTATCCTAAAGCCCAAAAGAA AGGTGAGCATGCTGCTGTCTGGGGAGGACGGCAGCGCCACCCAGAGCAGTTCCATCGGGGCCGTACGCTGGAACCTGCCCACCCATGATGAAAGCAGCCAGCCTCACAGCTCGGTCCCCAGCAGGCCCACCAACAGCCTCAATAAACAGTCACAG CAACAAACTCGCCAAAACGGCCTGAAAGATCTCCGCAGCCTGCAGGAGTGTGTGCAGTTTATCCAGCAGTGGAAGGAACAGGTGGATCAAGTGTGCAAG GAAGCTCTGGATCCAGGAGAAGGCACCACGAAGGACGCCCAGCGTTCACAGGGGCGCGCCGAACGCAGTCTCGAGGAGAGCAGGAAGCTAATCCTGCAGTGGGCCGATGAGCTCCGCGATGTTGACAGG CTCCTGAAGGAGACTCCCTGGCTATCTGACAGTCACGAACACGAAACTAAAGACAAGGATGCCAGTGAGGTGGCACACATGAGGATCATGGAGTGGGCAAAGGAGCTGCAGGAGGCGAGCGAG cGTTGTGGCGTTCAGAGCGATGAGCTGGGGAAGGTGCTGCGTGTGCTGACTCTGAAGAAGAACCGGCTGATCAGGCTGATGCCTCTGTTGGAGTTCATCACCTGGTCGCTGCTCAAGGAAGGAAGCACG AAAATCGTCCCACAGTTGTGGCTCCTGGCAAAGCAAAAGTCCTGGGAAGCAGGAATTCCTCGATACATCCCCAACTCAGgt tttgggGGGTGGATCTGCAGCGCAGCAG CTGATGTGATTCTTGACCCCATGACCAACCACCCATGGCTGCTTCTCTCAGATGACCAGCGTAAAGTCCAGGAGTCCTCTGTAGTGTCAGAGCAGCCTCAAAGCTCCCAGCGCTTCGACGAATGGCCCTGTGTGCTCGGCAGGGAGGGCTTCAGCAGCGGCCGCCATTACTGGGAGGTGAACATAGCCAATAACGGTTACTGGCGCGTGGGCGTGACCACCGCTGACTCTGAGCGGCACGGGAAGTTCACCATGATGCCAAAGAAGGGCTACTGGGTGCTGTGGCGCAGCACGCACAAATTCTACGCCTGCAGCAAGCCAGAAAAGGAGCTCCCCCTCAGCCTCGTGCCCAGGCGCATGGGGGTCTACTTGGACTACGAAGAAGGGCAGATCTCCTTCTACAACGCTGAAACCAAGTCCCACATCTACACCTTCACTGGAACCTTTAGAGAGAAACTGTACCCTCTGTTCGCCCCACTGGATGGACGCACACTCATGACGATCATCCCGCCAAACAACATCTCAGGGAAATGA
- the LOC113013102 gene encoding natural killer cells antigen CD94-like, which produces MLLPPQDFIQGVMRNFSQVPFLWVGLTDAKQEGQWLWGDGRAVQHYMQVMVEWDSDHRDCADLRGGASLFAADCEEYGPWACKKEY; this is translated from the exons ATGTTGCTTCCACCACAGGATTTCATCCAAGGAGTGATGAGGAACTTCTCCCAGGTTCCTTTCCTGTGGGTGGGACTGACAGATGCCAAGCAGGAGGGTCAGTGGCTGTGGGGCGATGGGAGGGCAGTCCAGCACTACATGCA GGTGATGGTGGAGTGGGATTCTGATCACAGGGACTGCGCAGACCTGAGGGGAGGCGCGAGTCTGTTCGCCGCTGACTGTGAAGAGTACGGACCGTGGGCTTGCAAGAAGGAGTACTGA